Proteins from one Scyliorhinus canicula chromosome 6, sScyCan1.1, whole genome shotgun sequence genomic window:
- the prss35 gene encoding inactive serine protease 35 isoform X2, producing the protein MFWQRGSCSIPPANGNRKGSCFTMGTIPLLLLLSMNSLTFAFWIDTAEDYTWHLQRTPQVLDRRTIIIDPPRFKAKTKLLINSTCGIACQKKLPLPTVSDLQNYLSYETVYNNGTRTLTEVEVGEFDLKNELEFAQARGRSRRKRQVFGLDSRFSIGNKHFITSYPFNTAVKISTGCTGILVSRKHVLTAAHCIHDGKDYVKGAKRLRVGFLKMRSKGGGRRRGSKRNKRSTKDKPSFQWSRVKRTQVPKGWFKGVADDVAVDYDYAILELKRPQKHKYMEIGISPPVQNMPSNRIHFSGFDNDRPGKLVYRFCTVSDESSDLFYQYCDANPGSSGSGIYIRLKEQDKRTWKRKIIGVFSGHQWVDINGIQQDYNVAVRITPLKYAQICFWIHGNYADCRDG; encoded by the coding sequence AAAAGGATCTTGTTTCACCATGGGGACAATACCACTTTTATTATTACTTTCCATGAACTCATTAACATTCGCCTTCTGGATTGACACGGCAGAAGATTATACCTGGCATTTACAAAGAACACCCCAAGTATTGGACAGAAGAACCATAATCATAGACCCTCCAAGGTTCAAAGCTAAAACCAAATTGTTGATAAACTCAACCTGTGGGATTGCTTGTCAAAAGAAATTACCACTGCCAACCGTGTCTGACCTTCAAAATTATCTTTCTTATGAAACGGTGTACAACAATGGGACACGAACCTTGACTGAGGTGGAAGTCGGAGAATTTGACCTGAAAAATGAACTTGAATTTGCTCAGGCAAGAGGCCGTTCTCGGAGGAAGAGGCAGGTCTTTGGGTTGGACAGCAGATTTAGCATTGGTAACAAACATTTCATAACCAGCTATCCTTTCAATACAGCAGTGAAAATCTCCACAGGATGTACTGGGATTCTAGTTTCACGAAAACATGTGTTAACAGCAGCTCACTGCATTCATGATGGAAAAGACTATGTGAAAGGTGCCAAAAGGCTAAGAGTAGGATTCTTAAAGATGAGATCCAAGGGGGGTGGAAGAAGAAGGGGATCGAAGAGAAATAAACGATCAACTAAGGATAAGCCATCTTTCCAATGGTCAAGAGTAAAGCGCACGCAAGTACCAAAGGGCTGGTTCAAAGGAGTGGCTGATGATGTTGCAGTGGATTACGATTATGCTATTCTTGAATTAAAGCGACCTCAGAAACACAAGTATATGGAGATTGGAATTAGTCCTCCTGTCCAGAATATGCCAAGCAACCGGATTCACTTTTCAGGCTTTGATAATGACAGACCAGGGAAATTGGTATATCGTTTCTGCACTGTGTCTGATGAATCCAGTGATCTGTTCTATCAGTATTGTGATGCTAATCCTGGATCAAGTGGCTCAGGCATTTACATTCGTCTTAAGGAGCAAGACAAGCGTACATGGAAACGCAAGATAATTGGAGTCTTTTCTGGTCATCAGTGGGTGGATATCAATGGTATACAGCAGGATTACAATGTGGCCGTGCGCATTACTCCACTTAAATATGCACAGATATGCTTCTGGATACATGGGAACTATGCTGATTGCAGAGATGGTTGA
- the prss35 gene encoding inactive serine protease 35 isoform X3 — protein MGTIPLLLLLSMNSLTFAFWIDTAEDYTWHLQRTPQVLDRRTIIIDPPRFKAKTKLLINSTCGIACQKKLPLPTVSDLQNYLSYETVYNNGTRTLTEVEVGEFDLKNELEFAQARGRSRRKRQVFGLDSRFSIGNKHFITSYPFNTAVKISTGCTGILVSRKHVLTAAHCIHDGKDYVKGAKRLRVGFLKMRSKGGGRRRGSKRNKRSTKDKPSFQWSRVKRTQVPKGWFKGVADDVAVDYDYAILELKRPQKHKYMEIGISPPVQNMPSNRIHFSGFDNDRPGKLVYRFCTVSDESSDLFYQYCDANPGSSGSGIYIRLKEQDKRTWKRKIIGVFSGHQWVDINGIQQDYNVAVRITPLKYAQICFWIHGNYADCRDG, from the coding sequence ATGGGGACAATACCACTTTTATTATTACTTTCCATGAACTCATTAACATTCGCCTTCTGGATTGACACGGCAGAAGATTATACCTGGCATTTACAAAGAACACCCCAAGTATTGGACAGAAGAACCATAATCATAGACCCTCCAAGGTTCAAAGCTAAAACCAAATTGTTGATAAACTCAACCTGTGGGATTGCTTGTCAAAAGAAATTACCACTGCCAACCGTGTCTGACCTTCAAAATTATCTTTCTTATGAAACGGTGTACAACAATGGGACACGAACCTTGACTGAGGTGGAAGTCGGAGAATTTGACCTGAAAAATGAACTTGAATTTGCTCAGGCAAGAGGCCGTTCTCGGAGGAAGAGGCAGGTCTTTGGGTTGGACAGCAGATTTAGCATTGGTAACAAACATTTCATAACCAGCTATCCTTTCAATACAGCAGTGAAAATCTCCACAGGATGTACTGGGATTCTAGTTTCACGAAAACATGTGTTAACAGCAGCTCACTGCATTCATGATGGAAAAGACTATGTGAAAGGTGCCAAAAGGCTAAGAGTAGGATTCTTAAAGATGAGATCCAAGGGGGGTGGAAGAAGAAGGGGATCGAAGAGAAATAAACGATCAACTAAGGATAAGCCATCTTTCCAATGGTCAAGAGTAAAGCGCACGCAAGTACCAAAGGGCTGGTTCAAAGGAGTGGCTGATGATGTTGCAGTGGATTACGATTATGCTATTCTTGAATTAAAGCGACCTCAGAAACACAAGTATATGGAGATTGGAATTAGTCCTCCTGTCCAGAATATGCCAAGCAACCGGATTCACTTTTCAGGCTTTGATAATGACAGACCAGGGAAATTGGTATATCGTTTCTGCACTGTGTCTGATGAATCCAGTGATCTGTTCTATCAGTATTGTGATGCTAATCCTGGATCAAGTGGCTCAGGCATTTACATTCGTCTTAAGGAGCAAGACAAGCGTACATGGAAACGCAAGATAATTGGAGTCTTTTCTGGTCATCAGTGGGTGGATATCAATGGTATACAGCAGGATTACAATGTGGCCGTGCGCATTACTCCACTTAAATATGCACAGATATGCTTCTGGATACATGGGAACTATGCTGATTGCAGAGATGGTTGA